The genomic DNA AGGCGAAGTCGCGGCACAATTCTTCGCGAACGTCGACGATCCGAGCCGATTTGGCTCCCGCATCTTGAGCCTTCTTCAGCGTCGCAGCGCGATCTTCGCAAGGTTGTCCGAGGTCGACGTAGACCGCGTGAACTTCGTATCCCTGATCTTGCAGCCAGCCTAAGATGACCGATGTATCGAGACCGCCGGAGTATGCCAATACACAGCTTTTCATGATTCGTTATGCTTTCTAAGAGGCGTCAGATGTTGGCGGACCAAATAAACGAGAGCCGGGTCCGCAGCGATCGATCGCGATTTTAATTGTTCTTCGGGCCAGCGTCGGGACCACCTTGGTTTCGGTTTGCCCGGCCACTGCCTCGATTGATCGCGATTTACGGCGTTTATCCAGCACATTGTGCTTCCCATTGCCCTGCCCTGACAAGCGGACCTTATTCAAAACATGAAGCCAATTTCCGAATTACTGCGATCCCTGGCCGCCGGAGAGATCTCCGTCGAGCAGGCCGAGCAATCGTTGGCGTCGCGAGAGATCGAAGCGATCGATGGAGCGACGGTCGATCGCGGTCGCAAGGCCCGCTGCGGGTTCGGCGAAGTCATCTATGGCGAGGGGAAGTCGGCCGATTTGATCGTCCGCGTCGCCGAAAAGCTGCTCGAACTGAGCCCCTCGGTGCTGGTCACCCGCTTGGCCGCCGAAGTTTTTGCCGAGATCCAGGTTCCCCACTGGCAGATGCATTACTCCCCCCAGGCCCGGACGCTGCGGATCGCTCGGACGGCCGAGGCGTTGGCGGTTGTCGAGGAATCGTCGTCGTCGCTTCGCCCGATTGCTGTCGTCACCGCCGGGAGCACCGATGCGGCGGTTGCCGAAGAGGTGGCTGAGACGTTGACCTGGATGCGCGTTCCTTTTCGCGTGCTGACCGACATCGGCGTCGCCGGGCCGCAGCGGTTGCTGGCCAGCCTGCCGGCGCTGGAAGGTTGCGCCGCGGCGGTTGTGGTCGCGGGGATGGAAGGGGCGTTGCCGAGCGTTGTCGCCGGGCACGTTCCGTATCCCGTGATCGCGGTCCCGACCAGCGTTGGATATGGTGCGTCGCTGGGCGGTATCACCGCGTTGTTGTCTATGTTAACAAGTTGTGCGTCGAACGTTTCGGTGGTGAACATCGATGCCGGCTTCAAAGGTGGCTACGTCGCCGGGCTGATCGCCTGCGGTCAACAAGCCCCTCCGCAATCCGATGGTGAATGAAATGACAACTCGCTCCCCTGCCCTGCCCCAACTGGCACCTCGCGACGCCGACAGCCATAAAGGCGACTACGGCAGGGTCTTGTTGATCGGCGGTTCGCCCGGAATGGCCGGTTCGATTTCGCTGTCGGCGAGCGCGTCGATTCGATCGGGAGCCGGGTTGGTGACGGTGGCGGTTCCGCGCCGCTGTCTGGAAACCGTTGCTGGATATGACCGCTGTTATATGACGGTCGCTCTTCCCGATGACCTCAAGGGTTTTTATGAGCTAGCCGCGTCGCGAGTCGCCCAGCTTTCCGAATCGGCGACAGTCTTCGGCTGCGGTCCGGGGATGCGAACGGGCGTTGGAGCCGAGGGGATCGTGAAGACGTTGTGTTCGCAAGAGAGCGACAAGCCGCTGGTCTTCGATGCCGATGCCCTGAATTGTTTGTCGCAGTGCGACGACTGGAAATCGATGCTCGCACCGCGGATGATCCTGACGCCTCATCCCGGCGAATGGGAGCGGTTGAGTGGCGTGGCGGCCAGCGATCGGAAGGCTCAGGAGGCCGCGGCGGTCGAGACGGGCAAGGCGACCGGTGCGACGATCGTCTTGAAGGGCTCGAAGACGTTTGTCACCGATGGCAAGAAATCGGTTCACAATTCGACAGGCAATCCGGGGATGGCCAGCGGCGGTAGCGGCGACGTGCTGACGGGCGTCTTGTGCGGCCTGTTGGCTCAAGGCCTAGCGGTTTTCGAAGCCGCTCATTTGGGAGTCTTCGTCCACGGCCGGGCGGGCGATTTGGCGGCTGAATCGGTGGGGCAGATCAGTCTGACGGCCAGCGATCTGTTGCAGCATTTGCCGGCGGCGTTCATGTCGCTGTCGGATCAATAGGGCTGCAATTTCCGCGACCAAACGGTGGGCGGTGGGCATCAGCGGCTTCGCAGTGCATAATCGACCGACGTTTTTACCGCCCTCCCCTACCCTGTTCTGGCCTCCGACGGACGTTGATAAATCTGTGAAATTGATTCGTGATCTCGATCAGGCATCGCAAGTTGCTCGAGGAGGTGCCATCAGCATCGGCAATTTCGATGGCGTTCACCGTGGGCATGCGGTTCTGCTGAAACAATTGCGTCAGCTGGCCGATGAAGTGGGCGGGCCGGCGGTGGTGCTGACCTTCGATCCGCATCCCTCTTCGCTGCTGCGACCCGACCAGGCGCCGGTCCCGCTGACCTGGATCGAGCGACGTGCGGATCTGCTGTATCGGCTGGGAGTCGATCGCGTGATCGCATGCCGTCCGACCGCGGAACTGCTTGGGCTTTCGGCTACCGACTTTTTTCAGCAGGTGATCCGCGAACGGTTGGATTGCCAGGCGATGGCCGAAGGACCGAATTTCTACTTCGGCAAAGATCGCCAAGGGGACGTCGAGATGCTGGGCCAATTGTGCCAGCGTGCCGCGATCCCGCTGCGGATCGTCGAACCCTTGGATAATCAAGGGCAGATGGTTTCCAGCACGATGGTTCGGGCAGCGATCGCCGACGGGCAGATCGAAGCGGCCAACGCGATGCTGACCGCACCATATCGAATCTCGGGCCTGGTCGCTGTGGGTTCACAGCGTGGCGCGGGACTCGGCTTTCCGACGGCGAATCTCTCCGATTTGCAGGTCCTTGCGCCAGCCGCAGGGGTTTATGCGGGGCAGACTTGGGTGGGCGGAACCGCATATCGTGCGGCGATTCACATCGGCCCAAACTTGACATTTGACGAGGGCCAATGCAAAGTCGAGGTTCATCTGTTAGATTTCACGGGTGATTTGTACGGCGAAAGACTGGAAGTCCAATTCAACCGGCGAGTCCGTGGCATCGTCAAGTTCGCCTCTGTCGATGACCTTCGCAATCAACTCGGGCGCGATATCGCGACGGTTCGGAACGAACCGCTCTCGTGATTCCCTCGCTGCCCTGTTATCCATTTCCACCTCAATCTAAGTACACGATCGGACCCTCGTATGCCCGTCAATTGGAAAAAGTTCAAAGACACCATCGCCCACTACGAGAACTTTGTTTTAACCAGCCACATCCGCCCCGATTGCGATGCGTTGGGGAGCGAGTTGGGAATGGCGGAGGTGCTGCGAGCGGTCGGCAAGAAGGTGCGGATCATCAACGCCCACGATACGCCTCCCGGTCTGCAGTTCTTGGATCCGGCGGGCAACATCGAAGTCCTGCGTCGACATGTCGAAGCCGAAGACATTGAAACCGACTGCATCATGGTCTTGGACACCAGCGCCTGGGCTCAATTGGGGGCGATGGCTCAAGTTGTCGAAGAGACCCGCGCCGACAAATTGATCGTCGATCATCACTTGGGTGAAGACGATATGGGAGCGTTGTTGTTCAAGGACACCAGCGCCGAAGCGACCGGTCATTTGGTCGTTCAAGCTGCCGATGCCTTGGGCGTGCCGTTGACCAAGAAGATGGCGATGCCGTTGTACGCAGCGATCGCAACCGATACCGGTTGGTTCCGCTTCAGTTCGACCAGCGCCGACACCTACCGCTGCATCGCTCGCTTGGTCGACGCGGGCGCGTCGCCGACGGAGATCTACGGCGATCTGTACGAACGCGACACGCTTGGCCGAGTGAAATTGCGCGGCCGAATTTTGTCGCGGACCACCGCGGAGCTCGGCGGCCGATTGGTCTACACCTGGGTTCTGGCGGAAGACTTTGAGAAGACCGGCGCGTTGCCTAGCGACACCGAGGATGCGATCAACCTAACGCTTGCGATTGCCGGCACCGATGCCGCTGTGATCATGATCGAACAG from Rosistilla oblonga includes the following:
- the larB gene encoding nickel pincer cofactor biosynthesis protein LarB; the encoded protein is MKPISELLRSLAAGEISVEQAEQSLASREIEAIDGATVDRGRKARCGFGEVIYGEGKSADLIVRVAEKLLELSPSVLVTRLAAEVFAEIQVPHWQMHYSPQARTLRIARTAEALAVVEESSSSLRPIAVVTAGSTDAAVAEEVAETLTWMRVPFRVLTDIGVAGPQRLLASLPALEGCAAAVVVAGMEGALPSVVAGHVPYPVIAVPTSVGYGASLGGITALLSMLTSCASNVSVVNIDAGFKGGYVAGLIACGQQAPPQSDGE
- a CDS encoding NAD(P)H-hydrate dehydratase; translated protein: MTTRSPALPQLAPRDADSHKGDYGRVLLIGGSPGMAGSISLSASASIRSGAGLVTVAVPRRCLETVAGYDRCYMTVALPDDLKGFYELAASRVAQLSESATVFGCGPGMRTGVGAEGIVKTLCSQESDKPLVFDADALNCLSQCDDWKSMLAPRMILTPHPGEWERLSGVAASDRKAQEAAAVETGKATGATIVLKGSKTFVTDGKKSVHNSTGNPGMASGGSGDVLTGVLCGLLAQGLAVFEAAHLGVFVHGRAGDLAAESVGQISLTASDLLQHLPAAFMSLSDQ
- the ribF gene encoding riboflavin biosynthesis protein RibF, whose protein sequence is MKLIRDLDQASQVARGGAISIGNFDGVHRGHAVLLKQLRQLADEVGGPAVVLTFDPHPSSLLRPDQAPVPLTWIERRADLLYRLGVDRVIACRPTAELLGLSATDFFQQVIRERLDCQAMAEGPNFYFGKDRQGDVEMLGQLCQRAAIPLRIVEPLDNQGQMVSSTMVRAAIADGQIEAANAMLTAPYRISGLVAVGSQRGAGLGFPTANLSDLQVLAPAAGVYAGQTWVGGTAYRAAIHIGPNLTFDEGQCKVEVHLLDFTGDLYGERLEVQFNRRVRGIVKFASVDDLRNQLGRDIATVRNEPLS
- a CDS encoding DHH family phosphoesterase, with the translated sequence MPVNWKKFKDTIAHYENFVLTSHIRPDCDALGSELGMAEVLRAVGKKVRIINAHDTPPGLQFLDPAGNIEVLRRHVEAEDIETDCIMVLDTSAWAQLGAMAQVVEETRADKLIVDHHLGEDDMGALLFKDTSAEATGHLVVQAADALGVPLTKKMAMPLYAAIATDTGWFRFSSTSADTYRCIARLVDAGASPTEIYGDLYERDTLGRVKLRGRILSRTTAELGGRLVYTWVLAEDFEKTGALPSDTEDAINLTLAIAGTDAAVIMIEQLKGGFKLSFRSRCEMNCNDVARVFGGGGHKAAAGAFIEGNIETVKEKVLPVVMEMMK